A region of the Terriglobales bacterium genome:
GCGCCTACATGCTTAGAGGCGCGCGGCGGGAAGGGAGTTGCCAACGAAGCAGGTGGCAGGCGGAGGGAAAGGCACGCGCTTTGTTGGCACCGATGAAAGCGGATGAAGGCAACTGCGAAGGGTGAACTATGAACTGTGAACGGAAGGCGGACAACGGAAGGCGGACAACGGAAGGGGGACAACGGAAGGCGGACAACGGAAGGCCTTGCCCGTCAATGCATTAAGCTAGAAGCCAGCCGCTCGCACTGAGTACTGGCAAATGGGTACTGGGTACTGACCATGAAAACCGGGATCATCGGGTTGCCGCAGGTGGGGAAGACGTCGCTGTTCAAGATCCTGACGCGGGCGCATCTGGAGGCGCGCGTCAACCCGCGGGAGGCTCACCTAGGGGTGGCCAGGGTGCCGGACGAGCGCCTGGACCGGCTGGCCGCGCTCTATCAGCCGCGCAAGACGGTGCACGCCTCCGTGGAGTACGTGGACGTCGCGGCCATCGGCCAGGAAGCGCTGAAGGAGACCGCGTACCTGGGGACGCTGCGCACGGTGGATGCGCTGGCGCATGTGCTGCGCGCGTTCGAGGATCCGACCATCCCGCACGTGGGGGCCATCGATCCGGCGCGCGACTTGAAGAACGTGGACTTCGACCTGATGGTCAGCGACCTGGGCCAGATCGAGAAGCGGCTGGAGCGTTTGGAAAAAGACCTGAAGAAAGCCAGGACCAGCGAGCTGGAAAGAGAACACGAACTGCTGCTCCGGGCCAAGGCGCATCTGGAGAAAGAGCGTCCGCTGCGCGAAATGGAGATGATGCCGGAGGACAAGAAGCGCGTGCGCGGCTTCATGTTCCTGAGCGAGAAGCCGCTGCTGGCAGTGGTGAACGTGAGCGAGAGCGCCGACCTGGGCGCGGAGCTGGAACGCGCGGCAGAAACGTATGGACTGGAGGAAGCGGCGCGGCATCCCAACACGGGGGTCACCGCGGTGTGCGGCAAGGTGGAAGCCGAACTGGCGGAGATGAGCGACGCGGAGGCGGGCGAGTTCCTGGCCAGCTACGGATTGAAAGAGAGCGGGCTGGTGCGGCTGATCCGCAAGACCTACGAGCTGCTGGGACTGATTTCCTTTTTCACCGTGGGCGAGGACGAGTGCCGCGCCTGGACGGTGGGGCGCGGCGCGAAAGCGGTGGAGGCGGCGGGCGTGATCCACAGCGACCTGGCCAAGCACTTCATCCGCGCCGAGACGGTGCGCTGGGACGATCTGCTGGCCGCGGGGTCAGAGGCGGGAGCGCGCGCCGCCGGAACGCTGCGGCTTGAGGGAAAAGAGTACGAGGTAAGGGACGGCGACGTGGTGCACGTCCGGCACTCGGGCTGAGTACCCAGTACCGAGTACTCAGTACCGAGTACTCAGTACCGAGTACCCAGTGCCGAGTACCCAGTGAACCCCTCAGCGGGTGGAGTCTATGAGACCGTTGGTAATCCGGCCCACCTCATCCGCCAGGGTGATGAGGCGTTGAGCAGCTTCTTCCGTCAGATAGTGCAGTCGCCGTGCAAGTAGGATCTGAGTCTCCAATTCGGCCAGCGAGCCGCGAGCATGGCGCAGGAAATGGCGGAATTCGGGCTTCGAGTAATGCGCCTGGCCTTCGGCAATGTTGCTCGGCACCGAGGTCGCCGCACGGCGAATCTGGCTGGTGAGACTGTAGAGTTCGTGCTTCGGGAAATTCTCCGTTCCGCCGTAAACCGCTTCTGCCAAGTCCATGGCTTTCTGCCAGGCCACCAGATCCTTGAATGACTTCCCCATGGCCCAACCTCCCGGGAGGATTCTTGCTGCCTGGGCCCTTTGCCTTTAACTGGGTACTAGGTACTGGGTACTCGGTACTGCTTCAATGTCCCTTGAACAGGAAATCCAGCACGAACAGCAGTCCCACGCCGAGGAAGACGACCATGGCCATCTTGACGCCTGGCTCGCGGTTCACTTCCGGCAGCAGGTCGGTGGCGGCGACATAGAGAGTGACGCCGGCGGCGAGAGGCAGCGCGGCGCGAATGGCGCCGCGGGCCAGCGCCATGGAGAACACGCCCGCGAGAGTCGCCGCACCCAGCAGCGCCGAGGCCGTCCACGCCGTCTTGCGGCTGCGCCCGCTGGCCAGCATCACCGAGGCGACGGTGAATCCTTCCGGCATCTTGTGCAGGAAGACGGCCACGAAGATCACCCAGCCCAGCCAGGGCGAGACCAGGAACCCGGAAGCGATGGCGATGCCGTCGAAGAAAGCGTGGATCAGCAGTCCGAGCAGCACGCGGTAGCCCTTGTGCGAATGAATGAACTCATCGGCGTGGACCTCTTCGCCGAAGTGGAAGTGCGGGGTGATGGTGTGCTCGAAGAAGTGGACCAGCAGGTAGCCCATGAGCACGAAGCCCATCACGCTGCCGCCGCCCAGGTGCAGGCTTTCGGGGATCATCTCCACCATCGCCGTGGCCAGCATGAATCCCGAGCCCAGAGCCACGAAATACTTCAGGTAGCCGCGGCTCCAGTCGCGCTGCACGATCACTGCGCCGCCGATGACGTTGGCCACTGCGGCCGTCAGTCCTAACAGCATGCTCAGGAGGATGGGATCGGAGGGCATGAGAGAAGCCCGTCGAGAATAACAGAGTAGGCGAGTACCCAGTACCGAGTGCTGGCAACTAGGTACTGGCTACTGAGTACTGGCTACTTTTTCCACAACCGAATTCCGTTCCGCGCTCCGCGAGCGGGTGTAAAATTTTTGTGTTACCGCACGTTCATTCCTTCGTTAACCCGCCCGCCGGTCGAGTCCTCCGCGGGTCGCCTCCGACGGGCCCAGCATCCCTAGGGAAAGGAGCACTGCCATGTTTGCTCGAATGGTCGAACTGACCGTGAAGAAGGACAAGCTGAACGATCTGCGCGCCCGGTTGGACAGCGAGATCCTGCCCTTCCTGCGCAAGCAGACGGGTTTCACCGATGAGCTGGTGCTGCGCGCGGACGGCAATCCCGATCGCATCCTGGCCATCAGCCTGTGGAACACGCGCGAGGATGCGGAGCGTTATCACCGCGAACAGTATGCGAAGATCGCCGAGATCATAAAGCCCATGCTGGCTGCGGATCCCACCCTGCAAACCTTCAACGTGGACGTTTCCACGCCTCACAAGATTTCCGCCAAAGCGGCGTAAACCCAAAGGGCCCGGCGGTGAAAGCCGGGCCCTTCGTCTGTGCAGACAGGCAAGAAGAAGATCGCGCTCAACGCGGTCCGGCGGCCAGGTCTTTCATCATCATCAGCGAGCCATAGTCGCGGCCGGAGGGCTCGACGGCGCGAGCCACTACGCCCGCAAAGGCGTCGCGATACTCCGGGAAGCGCGCCAGGAAGGCGCGGCTGACGGCCAGGTTCTCGGCGTTGGCCTTGGCGGAATCCGAGACGTCGGCAGCTTCGTACTTCACCACCAGCAACAGGCCCTGTTCCGCGGGCACGGGGAAGATGTGGGTGATGCGCACGTTGCGGCCCCCGACAGCGAGACTCAGCGGCTGGTCGTAGGGAAGCTCGGCGGGTCGCACCTGCTGCTGCTCGTCGTAGATATTGTCCAGCACTTCGGTGCCGATGAAGGGCACGGGCGCGAGCAGGTCGCGCGCCAATAGATAAAAGAACCAGGCGTTACGTGGCTGGCCGGAAAGCTGGAAGGCGCGCGCTTTCTCCAGGAACCACTGCGCGTCGTGGTCCAACAGGGTGGAAGGCTTCAGGTAGAGGCCGGCGAGCTTCCAGGGCTGGGCGAGAGCGACATCCGGTGTAGCCATGGCGGGCGGCGGCTCCTGGCGCAACACCAGCGAAAAGGTGTGCGGGGCGGCGGACGCCGGGAGATCGAACAGCACTACGGCATAGCGGCCGGGCTCGAGGTCGCTGAAGGTGAACCCCAGCCAGCCGGGTGTGCGATAGACGCCGCAGTAGAAGCTCACCTGGGAGCGCGGCTGGTCGCCATTGGTTTCCAGCAGGTAGAGGCCGCGCAGAGCCGGCTGCGCGGACGCCAGGAGCTCGTGGTGGGCGACGACGGCGTCAGCGATGGCCTGAAAGCCGGCGGCCACGGCTGGGATCACGCTCTGGCGCAGGGTTTCGGTGTCATTGCGTGCTGCCGCCTCCCAGTAGCGGCGGGCCGTGTTCTGGATGGCCCGGCGCGTGGCCGGGAACATCTCTTCTGAAGTAGCGCAGGTTTGCGCGCCCGCCAGCGGCACGGTGAGGGCTGCGGAGAGCGTAAGCGCGACGTAAGCAAGAAGACGCAAGACGGCGACTCCTACTCTTCCATCATATGCCAAGCGGCAGCAGCGCGGGGACCCTGGAGCGGGTGTACAATCTCGAATCGGCAGGGGCAAAGATGAAGATGTTGGCCAAGCTCGCTGCGGCAATCCTGGTAGGCATTCTGGCGATACCGTCCGCCGCCACCACCCTCCCCGCCAAGAAGCGCGGCGCGTCCCAGAAGAAGCCGGAGCCGCGCGCGGCGGTGGAGCCACCTGAGCCGCAGCCGCTGCTTCCCTATGAGCTTCCCCCCACGCCGCCGCAGGTGAGCTACCGCGGCGGGCAACTTTCCATTCAGGCCGAGAATTCGACACTGAGCGCGGTGCTGCAGGCGGTGGCGAAGGCAACCGGCGCGCGCCTGGAAGGCCCGATGAGCGGGGAGCGCGTCTCCGTGAAGTTGGGACCGGGCGCGCCCCGCGACGTACTGGCCGAGCTGCTGACCGGGTCGAACTTCAACTACGTGATCGTGGGCTCGCCGGCAAATCCGGCGGCGGTTACGGCGGTCACGCTGACCGTGCGCGGTGGTCCGCCCACTCCGCCCCGGCCGGGCCCGCCACCCGGAGCGTTCCAACGCGAACCCGTCGTCGAGGAGGATCAGTCGGAAAACGTTGAGCCTGAGCCGCAGGTGGAACCGGTCGTCGAGCAACCGCCGCAGGGGTTTACACCGGAAGGCTTTGCACCCCAGCCCAGCGTGCCCGCCCAGCCGGAGGCTTCCCCGCAGCAGCCCAAGACGCCCCAGCAGCTCCTGCAGGAACTGCAGGAACGCCTCCGCAAGCAGCAGGAGGAGCAGCAGGAGAACAAGTAGGCGAAGCCGGAAGAGCGTTGAGCCGATGCAGGCCGACGGCCGGCCTCAATCCACGATGTGCCGAGCCGTATAGCCCTCGCGGGCGATGATCTGCACTTTGACTTCCTTGTTCTTCTCGTTCTTCACCTTCAACGGGCCGCTGCCGTCGGGTGCCACCAGTTCCACCTTGATCTTGCGATAGCTGCCGTCCAGCGCCCGGTTGGTAGGGTTGTAGGAGAGGGTGTACTGATTGCGGGTGATAGCGGCGATCTCGCGGAAGATGCCCGGCAGTTCCCCTTCGAAGCGGGGCTTGTACCAGCGGCCGCCGGTCATCTGGGCAAAGTGGCGCATCTGGTTGTCGGCCTGGAGATAGGTGAGGCTGGTGATGGGACCGACCATTCCACGGCTTTCGGCGTACAGGCGGATGGCCTCGCCGGTAGAGATGGTGAAGATGGTGACGTCGCGCGATTCCCTGATCTTCTTCAAGGTGCGGTCGAGGGTGAGCTTGCTGAAGGTATCCACGCCCGTGGCGACCAGGATGACGTACTTGCGTCCCTCGATGCTGTCAATGCGATCGAGCGTGTCATAGAGCGCGTCAAAGACGTTGGTTTCGCTGAAGCCCGGCATGCGCAATTGGTTGAGCGCCGCGAACACCGCGCCCTTATTCTGGGTGAAGTCCACCATGATGTGGGGCTTCATATCGAAGGCCACAACGGCCACCCAGTCCTGCGGCTTGAGCGTGTTGGCGAACTGGTAGGAGGCGTTGAGCGCGTCGTAAATGAAGTAGTAGCTGTTGGCGGCGAACTCCACTACCAGCACGGCGGTGATGGGCGCCTCCGATTGGTTGAAGTTTGTGACTTTCTGGGGAACGCCGTCCTCCAGCACGCGGAAGTGTTCTTTCTTGAGCCCGGGCACGAACTGGCCGTCCTTGGTAACCACCAGCACATCCACGTTCACCAGGGGTACGTCCACCCGCAGCGAGTAGTCGGGCATGTCGCTGGGGCCGGGACGACGCGCAGGTTCGGGGGGTGGCGCCTCCTCCTTGCGCTTGGGTACGGCGATGGGACCCACTGGGACGTTGGGACCGCCGGCCTCGTCCGGTTTCTGTTCCGCCTTCTTGTCGGGGGTCTGGGGCTGGTCCTGCGGCAGGGCGGCGGCCAACAGACCGGCTGCGGAAGACACCAGAAGCAAAAGGATGAGCATCGCCGCCGGCACCGAACCGGCCCGGGAATCGGAAGGTCGCAGTTTCAAGCGGGCATCGCCTCGCATCACAATCTGCTAGTATAGATGCACGTAAGGGCGTTTTTGATAGCGGGTTTCGGCCTGTGCCCCTTCCCTGGGCGCAGGGATGACCGGGGACGCAGGACGCAATGATACGAGCCGTAGCAGTCCGGTTTTTCCTTTTCCTCCCCATCTTTCTGATTGTCTGCGTTGGTGCGTCGATGGCTGCCGGTCCGGCTACGTTGCCGGTGGGGCAGGTGCAGCCGGGCATGCAGGGCGTCGCCTATACCGTCTTTGCGGGCACCAAGCCGGAAGCGATGGAAGTGGAAGTGCTCGGCGTGCTGAAGAACGTGCTGGGGCCGCGCCGGGACGTGATCCTGGTTCGCCTGGGAGGCGCCAAGGCGGAGCACACGGGTGTGGTGGCCGGAATGAGCGGCAGCCCGGTGTACATCGATGGCAAGCTGGTGGG
Encoded here:
- the ychF gene encoding redox-regulated ATPase YchF, translated to MKTGIIGLPQVGKTSLFKILTRAHLEARVNPREAHLGVARVPDERLDRLAALYQPRKTVHASVEYVDVAAIGQEALKETAYLGTLRTVDALAHVLRAFEDPTIPHVGAIDPARDLKNVDFDLMVSDLGQIEKRLERLEKDLKKARTSELEREHELLLRAKAHLEKERPLREMEMMPEDKKRVRGFMFLSEKPLLAVVNVSESADLGAELERAAETYGLEEAARHPNTGVTAVCGKVEAELAEMSDAEAGEFLASYGLKESGLVRLIRKTYELLGLISFFTVGEDECRAWTVGRGAKAVEAAGVIHSDLAKHFIRAETVRWDDLLAAGSEAGARAAGTLRLEGKEYEVRDGDVVHVRHSG
- a CDS encoding four helix bundle protein, yielding MAWQKAMDLAEAVYGGTENFPKHELYSLTSQIRRAATSVPSNIAEGQAHYSKPEFRHFLRHARGSLAELETQILLARRLHYLTEEAAQRLITLADEVGRITNGLIDSTR
- a CDS encoding ZIP family metal transporter → MPSDPILLSMLLGLTAAVANVIGGAVIVQRDWSRGYLKYFVALGSGFMLATAMVEMIPESLHLGGGSVMGFVLMGYLLVHFFEHTITPHFHFGEEVHADEFIHSHKGYRVLLGLLIHAFFDGIAIASGFLVSPWLGWVIFVAVFLHKMPEGFTVASVMLASGRSRKTAWTASALLGAATLAGVFSMALARGAIRAALPLAAGVTLYVAATDLLPEVNREPGVKMAMVVFLGVGLLFVLDFLFKGH
- a CDS encoding antibiotic biosynthesis monooxygenase, whose protein sequence is MFARMVELTVKKDKLNDLRARLDSEILPFLRKQTGFTDELVLRADGNPDRILAISLWNTREDAERYHREQYAKIAEIIKPMLAADPTLQTFNVDVSTPHKISAKAA
- a CDS encoding VWA domain-containing protein translates to MRGDARLKLRPSDSRAGSVPAAMLILLLLVSSAAGLLAAALPQDQPQTPDKKAEQKPDEAGGPNVPVGPIAVPKRKEEAPPPEPARRPGPSDMPDYSLRVDVPLVNVDVLVVTKDGQFVPGLKKEHFRVLEDGVPQKVTNFNQSEAPITAVLVVEFAANSYYFIYDALNASYQFANTLKPQDWVAVVAFDMKPHIMVDFTQNKGAVFAALNQLRMPGFSETNVFDALYDTLDRIDSIEGRKYVILVATGVDTFSKLTLDRTLKKIRESRDVTIFTISTGEAIRLYAESRGMVGPITSLTYLQADNQMRHFAQMTGGRWYKPRFEGELPGIFREIAAITRNQYTLSYNPTNRALDGSYRKIKVELVAPDGSGPLKVKNEKNKEVKVQIIAREGYTARHIVD